A stretch of DNA from Bacteroidales bacterium:
ATTTAAAGTACACCAAAGATCATGAATGGATCAGAAAAGAAGGTAACATTGGTTATGTAGGCGTTACCGATTTTGCTCAAAGTGAATTGGGCGATGTTGTTTTCGTTGAAATCGAAACCGTTGGTGAAACCTTATCAAAAGGTGATGCTTTTGGTACCATTGAAGCTGTTAAAACAGTTTCTGATTCGTATATGCCAGTTTCGGGAAAAGTAATTGAAAAAAATGAAAAACTCGATTCTAACCCCGATTTAATAAACAAAGATCCTTATGGTGAAGGTTGGATGATAAAAATTGAAATTACAAACGAATCAGAATACGATGAGTTGTTAACCCCTGAGCAATACAAAGCTCAATTAGGTTAATTTTTTTGTAATTTTAAAATATTTAAAGCCGCTTAAAGCGGCTTTAATTGTTTATTAATTCTGTATTCTTTCTTTTTTAGTCTAAAAATTTTTAACTTGCACACTCAAAATAATTCAATTTAGCATGATAAACATTGAATCGATTAGGGCAGATTTTCCGATATTACATCAAAAATCCTATCATAGAACTATTGTGTATCTCGATAATGCAGCCACAACTCAAAAACCGCAACAAGTAATTGATACCACAAGCGAATTTTACGCAAAATATAACAGCAACATACATCGCGGTGTTCATTTTTTAAGCGAAAAAATGACAGAAGCATACGAAAGTGCTCGCAAGACAGTAAAACAATTTATCAACGCTCAGCACAGCCATGAAGTTATTTTCACATCTGGAACAACCGAGTCTATTAATTTATTAGCATTTTCGTTTGGCGAAGCATTTATACACGAAGGTGATGAAATAGTTGTTTCAGCCATGGAACATCATAGCAACATTGTTCCTTGGCAAATGCTTTGCGAACGAAAAAATGCTAAACTAAAAGTTTTGCCATTAAAATTTAGTGGAGAGTTAAATTTGATTGCACTAAATTCTGTCATCAACGATAAAACAAAACTAATTGCCATCAGTCATATTTCTAACTCACTAGGTACCATTAACCCGATTAAAGAAATTATCGACTATGCCCATACCCGCAATATACCCGTTATGATTGATGGTGCACAGGGAATACAACATCAGATGGTTGATGTTCAGCAGTTAGATTGCGATTTTTATGTTTTTTCTGGACACAAAATATACGGTCCAACTGGCATTGGTGTTTTATATGGCAAAGAAAAATGGCTTGAAAAACTTCCTCCCTACAAAGGTGGTGGCGATATGATAAAAACCGTAACCTTCGAGAAAACGACTTACAACGACTTACCCTTTAAATTTGAAGCCGGAACTACCAACTTTATTGGCGCTGTGGGACTTGCTTCAGCATTAAAATATCTCGAAGATAAAAACAGAAACCACTTGCTTGCATACGAAGATGAACTTTATCAATATGCATTAAGTAAAATACAAGCCATCGAAGACATAAGAATTATTGGAACAGCCGAAAAACGTTCTAGTATTATTTCATTTTTATTAGGTAATATTCATCCCTTCGATTGTGGTATGATGCTCGATAAAATGGACATTGCTGTAAGAACCGGTAACCATTGCACTCAACCCTTAATGAAGTTTTTTGGCATTGACGGAACTGTAAGAGCCTCTTTTAGTTTTTATAATACAAAAGAAGAGGTTGATTATTTGGTAGAATCTTTAGAAAAAGTAAAAAAATTATTTGCCTAATGAAAACAATAGAAGAATTACAGCAAGAAATTGTAGAAGAGTTTGAAGCATTTAGCGACTGGATGGAAAAATATAACTACATCATAGAATTAGCCAAAACGTTACCTCCATTCAAAGAAGAATACAGAGCCAAAGAAAATCTTATTCAGGGTTGCCAATCGCAAGTTTGGTTAGGAGCTGAATACATAGACGGCAAATTATATTTTTATGCCGATAGCGATGCCATTATAACCAAAGGCATTATTGCATTGTTATTAAGAGTGTTATCAGGTCAAAGCCCCAACGATATTCTTAATACAGAGCTTTGGTTTGTAGAAAAAATTGGGCTTGCATCGCATTTATCGCCAACCCGTTCCAATGGCTTAACTTCTATGATTAAGCAAATAAAGATGTATGCACTGGCCTATAAAACAAAATATAATCTTTAAGCTATGGTTAATAAAGATGAGCTTTCTGCAAAAATTGTAGAAACCTTAAAAACTGTTTTTGACCCTGAAATACCCGTAAACATTTACGATCTGGGACTTATTTACGAAATTTTAATAGATGACGAAGCTAAGGTCGAAATTAAAATGACCCTTACTTCGCCTAATTGTCCGATGGTAGATGGCATGTTGCAGGAAATTTACGATAAAACTAAAGCCATTGAAGGGGTATCGTCGGTAATGCTCAATATAGTTTTTGATCCACCTTGGGATAAAAGCATGATGAGTGACGAAGCCCGCCTTGATCTGGGACTTATTTAAAAATGCACAAATTTTTATTTATACTTATTTTTTTACTGAACATTGCTTCTCAATCTGAAGCGAGTAAGGTTGTTTACGCAGTTCGATTTGATAAAAGTACCGACAGTATTTATGTAACGAATACCATCGATAGCCTAATTGTCGATTATTCGACTTATTTACCAGATAGTATAGGTGTGTTTTCCACCAATAAAATGATTCAATTTCAACCCATAGCAAAGGGGCGATATTTAATCAAAAACCTACAGCAAAAAGGGAGCTATGTTTTTTTTGCTACCCATACAAAATCAACCATAACAGAAATTACAGGTATTACCATTATTGTACGTTCTTCGTTATGGTGGCTTTGGACTC
This window harbors:
- the gcvH gene encoding glycine cleavage system protein GcvH — its product is MNIPANLKYTKDHEWIRKEGNIGYVGVTDFAQSELGDVVFVEIETVGETLSKGDAFGTIEAVKTVSDSYMPVSGKVIEKNEKLDSNPDLINKDPYGEGWMIKIEITNESEYDELLTPEQYKAQLG
- a CDS encoding cysteine desulfurase, which produces MINIESIRADFPILHQKSYHRTIVYLDNAATTQKPQQVIDTTSEFYAKYNSNIHRGVHFLSEKMTEAYESARKTVKQFINAQHSHEVIFTSGTTESINLLAFSFGEAFIHEGDEIVVSAMEHHSNIVPWQMLCERKNAKLKVLPLKFSGELNLIALNSVINDKTKLIAISHISNSLGTINPIKEIIDYAHTRNIPVMIDGAQGIQHQMVDVQQLDCDFYVFSGHKIYGPTGIGVLYGKEKWLEKLPPYKGGGDMIKTVTFEKTTYNDLPFKFEAGTTNFIGAVGLASALKYLEDKNRNHLLAYEDELYQYALSKIQAIEDIRIIGTAEKRSSIISFLLGNIHPFDCGMMLDKMDIAVRTGNHCTQPLMKFFGIDGTVRASFSFYNTKEEVDYLVESLEKVKKLFA
- a CDS encoding SufE family protein; the encoded protein is MKTIEELQQEIVEEFEAFSDWMEKYNYIIELAKTLPPFKEEYRAKENLIQGCQSQVWLGAEYIDGKLYFYADSDAIITKGIIALLLRVLSGQSPNDILNTELWFVEKIGLASHLSPTRSNGLTSMIKQIKMYALAYKTKYNL
- a CDS encoding DUF59 domain-containing protein; translated protein: MVNKDELSAKIVETLKTVFDPEIPVNIYDLGLIYEILIDDEAKVEIKMTLTSPNCPMVDGMLQEIYDKTKAIEGVSSVMLNIVFDPPWDKSMMSDEARLDLGLI